From Pseudorca crassidens isolate mPseCra1 chromosome 15, mPseCra1.hap1, whole genome shotgun sequence, one genomic window encodes:
- the RTEL1 gene encoding regulator of telomere elongation helicase 1 isoform X4 — MPKITLNGVTVDFPFQPYKCQEEYMSKVLECLQKKVNGVLESPTGTGKTLCLLCSTLAWREQLRDAVSARKIAERVSGEPFLDRALASWGSAALEGDVPVCYADVPKIVYASRTHSQLTQVISELRNTSYRPRVCVLGSREQLCIHPEVKKQESNHMQVHLCRKKVASRSCHFYNNVEEKSLEPELASRILDIEDLVSSGTRHRVCPYYLSRNLKQQADIIFMPYNYLLDAKSRRAYGIDLKGAVVVFDEAHNVEKMCEEAASFDLTPHDVASGLDVIGQVLEEQAKVARQALHPEFSADSASSGLNLELEDLAKLKTILLRLEGAIDAVELPGGDGGVTKPGSYIFELFAEAQITFHTKGCILDSLDQIIQHLAGRAGLFTNTAGLQKLADIIQIVFGVDPAEGGPSAVVGPGCQSYKVHIHPDAGHRRTAQRSDAWNATAARKQGKVLSYWCFSPGHSMRELVHQGVRTLILTSGTLAPVSSFTQEMQIPFPVCLENPHVIDKHQIWVGIVPKGPDGAQLSSAFDKRFSDECLSSLGKALGNIARVVPHGLLVFFPSYPVMEKSLEFWRAHDFARKLEALKPLFVEPRTKGGFSEGDFWGLAQGGEGPGRADQPPLPGDGGFLHESRRPRVQWGHLPGCVPGEDANGRGVIVTGLPYPPRMDPRVVLKMQFLDEMKGQNGARDQPPALALQFLSGHDWYRQQASRAVNQAIGRVIRHRHDYGAVFLCDHRFSSADARAQLPSWVRPHVKVYDSFGHVIRDVAQFFRVAQRTMPMLAPRAAAPSLGEGEGTASVAVSPGPLRTRKATSLDVHVPSLRRRHTGLLVAGDAEGSLCVEYQQEAVQARRRPVGLLAALEHSEQLAEGPGDEALPAEEEAPRHSTPWGPREKRPAEEQRGRRRKVRLVGGPEGPEAGADTGRAKLFMAAVKQALSQASFDTFTRALREYKSTDDLAALAAHLGPLFAEDPKKHSLLRGFYQFVRPHHKQQFEEVCCQLTGRGCSSRPEHGLPWRQGARPALDPSGEAGPAWVGPSNSDPEGRREPDPKLTVSQGAARQLDPCEHLNQGRPHLASGLLPAGDLSRRPPEGSGAPGAKKHPPAVSAYLADAHRALGATGYSQLLAALTTYKQDDDFEKVVAVVASLTTAKPEDLTLLQRFGMFVRPHHKQRFRQTCVDLGTQAPGPWEGSPAAPSDLVCEARGTGPSLPEKPPGKTQSKSFSFLTQRPARGAGAPSRPPSAPCGQAQSEWVGLVCPGCRAEDVVPFQCPSCDFHCCRACWRQHLQVSRTCPACHAATRKQSLTQVFWPEPQ; from the exons ATGCCCAAGATAACCCTGAATGGTGTGACAGTGGATTTCCCTTTCCAGCCATACAAATGCCAAGAGGAGTACATGAGCAAGGTCTTGGAGTGTCTGCAGAAG AAAGTGAACGGCGTTCTGGAGAGCCCCACGGGCACGGGGAAGACGCTGTGTCTCCTCTGCAGCACGCTGGCCTGGCGGGAGCAGCTCCGAGACGCTGTCTCTGCCCGCAAGATTGCCGAGAGGGTGTCAGGGGAGCCCTTCCTTGACCGCGCCTTGGCGTCCTGGGGGAGCGCTGCCCTGGAAGGAGATGTCCCAG TGTGCTATGCGGACGTCCCAAAGATCGTTTACGCCTCCAGGACCCACTCGCAGCTCACTCAGGTCATCAGTGAGCTCCGGAACACCTCCTACCG GCCCCGAGTGTGTGTGCTGGGCTCCCGGGAACAGCTGTGTATCCATCCTGAGGTGAAGAAGCAGGAGAGTAACCACATGCAG GTCCACTTGTGCCGCAAGAAGGTGGCAAGTCGCTCCTGTCACTTCTACAACAACGTGGAAG AGAAGAGCCTGGAGCCGGAGCTGGCCAGCCGCATCCTGGACATCGAGGACCTGGTCAGCAGCGGGACGAGGCACAG agTGTGCCCCTACTACCTGTCTCGGAACCTGAAGCAGCAGGCCGACATCATCTTCATGCCCTACAACTACCTGCTGGACGCCAAG AGCCGCCGTGCATATGGCATCGACCTGAAAGGGGCGGTCGTCGTCTTTGACGAAGCTCACAACGTG GAGAAGATGTGTGAGGAGGCCGCGTCCTTCGACCTGACGCCCCACGACGTGGCTTCGGGACTGGACGTGATAGGCCAGGTGCTGGAGGAGCAGGCCAAGGTGGCGCGGCAGGCACTCCACCCGGAGTTCAGCGCGGACTCGGCCAGCTCAG GGCTGAACTTGGAGCTGGAGGACCTCGCGAAGCTGAAGA CGATCCTGCTTCGTCTGGAGGGGGCCATCGACGCCGTGGAGCTGCCTGGAGGTGACGGCGGCGTCACCAAGCCTGGGAG CTACATCTTTGAGCTGTTTGCCGAAGCCCAGATCACGTTTCACACCAAGGGCTGCATCCTTGACTCCCTGGACCAGATCATCCAACACCTGGCAGGAC GTGCCGGGCTGTTCACCAACACGGCAGGGCTGCAGAAGCTGGCAGACATCATCCAG ATCGTGTTTGGCGTGGACCCTGCTGAAGGTGGCCCCAGTGCCGTGGTGGGGCCGGGGTGTCAGTCCTACAAG GTGCACATCCACCCTGATGCTGGTCACCGGAGGACGGCTCAGCGGTCAGATGCCTGGAACGCCACGGCAGCCAGAAAGCAAG ggAAGGTGCTGAGCTACTGGTGCTTCAGCCCTGGCCACAGCATGCGTGAGCTGGTCCACCAGGGCGTCCGTACCCTCATCCTCACCAGCGGCACACTGGCCCCCGTGTCCTCCTTCACCCAGGAGATGCAGAT ccctTTCCCAGTCTGCCTGGAGAACCCACACGTCATCGACAAGCACCAGATCTGGGTGGGGATTGTCCCTAAAGGCCCCGACGGAGCCCAGCTGAGCTCCGCCTTTGACAAACG GTTCTCTGACGAGTGCTTGTCGTCCCTGGGGAAGGCACTGG GCAACATCGCCCGTGTGGTCCCGCATGGGCTCCTGgtcttcttcccttcctaccccGTCATGGAGAAAAGCCTGGAGTTCTGGCGG GCCCACGACTTTGCCAGGAAGCTGGAGGCCCTGAAGCCCCTGTTCGTGGAACCGAGGACCAAAGGAGGCTTCTCTGAG GGTGATTTCTGGGGTCTTGCTCAAGGAGGCGAGGGGCCAGGCCGGGCTGACCAGCCTCCCCTTCCAGGTGATGGAGGCTTTCTACACGAGAGTCGCCGCCCCCGGGTCCAGTGGGGCCACCTTCCTGGCTGTGTGCCGGGGGAAG ATGCGAATGGCCGTGGAGTGATCGTCACGGGCCTCCCATACCCGCCCCGCATGGACCCCCGGGTTGTCCTCAAGATGCAGTTCCTGGATGAGATGAAGGGCCAGAATGGGGCCCGGGACCAG CCCCCCGCCCTGGCCCTGCAGTTCCTCTCCGGGCACGACTGGTACCGGCAGCAGGCATCCAGGGCTGTGAACCAGGCCATTGGGCGGGTGATCCGGCATCGCCATGACTACGGGGCTGTCTTCCTCTGCGACCACAG GTTCAGCTCCGCGGACGCCAGAGCCCAGCTGCCCTCCTGGGTGCGTCCCCACGTCAAGGTGTACGACAGCTTCGGCCACGTCATCCGAGATGTGGCCCAGTTCTTCCGCGTCGCTCAGAGAACC ATGCCCATGCTGGCCCCCCGAGCTGCTGCTCCGAGTCTGGGCGAAGGAGAAGGCACTGCCTCGGTGGCCGTGTCACCCGGCCCCCTCCGCACCAGGAAGGCCACAAGTCTGGATGTGCACGTCCCTAGCCTGAGGCGCAGACACACGG GCTTGCTGGTCGCCGGGGACGCCGAGGGCAGCCTTTGTGTGGAGTACCAGCAGGAAGCCGTCCAGGCCCGGCGGAGGCCCGTGGGGCTGTTGGCCGCCCTGGAACACAGCGAGCAGCTGGCCGAGGGGCCTGGGGACGAGGCCCTGCCCGCGGAGGAGGAG GCCCCCCGCCACTCCACCCCGTGGGGCCCTCGTGAGAAGAGGCCAGCGGAGGAGCAGCGTGGCAGGCGGAGGAAGGTCAGGCTGGTCGGCGGCCCG GAGGGGCCAGAAGCCGGCGCGGACACAGGCAGGGCCAAGCTGTTCATGGCAGCCGTGAAGCAGGCGCTGAGCCAGGCCAGCTTCGACACCTTTACCCGGGCCCTGCGGGAGTACAAGAGCACCGATGACCTCGCGGCCCTGGCTGCTCACCTTGGCCCCCTCTTTGCCGAGGACCCCAAGAAGCACAGCCTGCTCCGAG gCTTCTATCAGTTCGTGCGGCCCCACCACAAGCAGCAGTTTGAGGAGGTCTGCTGCCAACTGACGGGCCGAGGCTGCAGCTCCCGGCCTGAGCATGGCCTTCCCTGGAGGCAGGGAGCACGACCGGCCCTGGACCCCAGCGGTGAGGCGGGCCCTGCCTGGGTGGGACCCTCAAACTCAGACCCTGAGG GAAGGAGGGAGCCTGACCCCAAGCTGACCGTGTCCCAGGGTGCAGCCAGGCAGCTGGACCCCTGCGAACACCTGAACCAGGGCCGGCCCCACCTGGCCTCCGGGCTGCTCCCTGCAG GAGACCTCAGCCGCCGGCCTCCTGAGGGGTCCGGAGCCCCCGGAGCAAAGAAGCACCCACCCGCTGTGAGTGCCTACCTGGCAGATGCCCACCGGGCCCTGGGGGCCACAGGCTACAGCCAGCTCCTGGCGGCGCTGACCACTTACAAGCAGGATGACGACTTCGAGAAGGTGGTGGCTGTGGTGGCCTCACTCACCACCGCCAAGCCTGAGGACCTGACCCTGCTGCAGA GGTTCGGCATGTTCGTGCGCCCTCACCACAAGCAGCGCTTCCGGCAGACGTGTGTGGACCTGGGCACCCAGGCTCCAGGACCCTGGGAGGGGAGCCCTGCTGCGCCTTCTGACCTCGTCTGTGAGGCTCGCGGGACAG GCCCCTCACTGCCAGAGAAACCCCCCGGGAAGACCCAGAGCAAGAGCTTCTCCTTCCTTACGCAGAGGCCGGCTCGGGGGGCGGGGGCTCCCAGCCGGCCCCCCAGTGCCCCCTGCGGGCAGGCACAGTCCGAGTGGG TGGGCTTGGTGTGTCCTGGCTGCAGGGCGGAGGACGTGGTCCCCTTCCAGTGCCCCTCCTGCGACTTCCACTGCTGCCGGGCCTGTTGGCGACAGCACCTCCAG GTCTCTAGGACGTGCCCGGCCTGCCATGCTGCCACCAGAAAGCAGAGCCTCACGCAGGTCTTCTGGCCGGAGCCCCAGTGA
- the RTEL1 gene encoding regulator of telomere elongation helicase 1 isoform X9 translates to MPKITLNGVTVDFPFQPYKCQEEYMSKVLECLQKKVNGVLESPTGTGKTLCLLCSTLAWREQLRDAVSARKIAERVSGEPFLDRALASWGSAALEGDVPVCYADVPKIVYASRTHSQLTQVISELRNTSYRPRVCVLGSREQLCIHPEVKKQESNHMQVHLCRKKVASRSCHFYNNVEEKSLEPELASRILDIEDLVSSGTRHRVCPYYLSRNLKQQADIIFMPYNYLLDAKSRRAYGIDLKGAVVVFDEAHNVEKMCEEAASFDLTPHDVASGLDVIGQVLEEQAKVARQALHPEFSADSASSGLNLELEDLAKLKTILLRLEGAIDAVELPGGDGGVTKPGSYIFELFAEAQITFHTKGCILDSLDQIIQHLAGRAGLFTNTAGLQKLADIIQIVFGVDPAEGGPSAVVGPGCQSYKVHIHPDAGHRRTAQRSDAWNATAARKQGKVLSYWCFSPGHSMRELVHQGVRTLILTSGTLAPVSSFTQEMQIPFPVCLENPHVIDKHQIWVGIVPKGPDGAQLSSAFDKRFSDECLSSLGKALGNIARVVPHGLLVFFPSYPVMEKSLEFWRAHDFARKLEALKPLFVEPRTKGGFSEGDFWGLAQGGEGPGRADQPPLPGDGGFLHESRRPRVQWGHLPGCVPGEDANGRGVIVTGLPYPPRMDPRVVLKMQFLDEMKGQNGARDQPPALALQFLSGHDWYRQQASRAVNQAIGRVIRHRHDYGAVFLCDHRFSSADARAQLPSWVRPHVKVYDSFGHVIRDVAQFFRVAQRTMPMLAPRAAAPSLGEGEGTASVAVSPGPLRTRKATSLDVHVPSLRRRHTGLLVAGDAEGSLCVEYQQEAVQARRRPVGLLAALEHSEQLAEGPGDEALPAEEEAPRHSTPWGPREKRPAEEQRGRRRKVRLVGGPEGPEAGADTGRAKLFMAAVKQALSQASFDTFTRALREYKSTDDLAALAAHLGPLFAEDPKKHSLLRGFYQFVRPHHKQQFEEVCCQLTGRGCSSRPEHGLPWRQGARPALDPSGRREPDPKLTVSQGAARQLDPCEHLNQGRPHLASGLLPAGDLSRRPPEGSGAPGAKKHPPAVSAYLADAHRALGATGYSQLLAALTTYKQDDDFEKVVAVVASLTTAKPEDLTLLQRFGMFVRPHHKQRFRQTCVDLGTQAPGPWEGSPAAPSDLVCEARGTGPSLPEKPPGKTQSKSFSFLTQRPARGAGAPSRPPSAPCGQAQSEWVGLVCPGCRAEDVVPFQCPSCDFHCCRACWRQHLQVSRTCPACHAATRKQSLTQVFWPEPQ, encoded by the exons ATGCCCAAGATAACCCTGAATGGTGTGACAGTGGATTTCCCTTTCCAGCCATACAAATGCCAAGAGGAGTACATGAGCAAGGTCTTGGAGTGTCTGCAGAAG AAAGTGAACGGCGTTCTGGAGAGCCCCACGGGCACGGGGAAGACGCTGTGTCTCCTCTGCAGCACGCTGGCCTGGCGGGAGCAGCTCCGAGACGCTGTCTCTGCCCGCAAGATTGCCGAGAGGGTGTCAGGGGAGCCCTTCCTTGACCGCGCCTTGGCGTCCTGGGGGAGCGCTGCCCTGGAAGGAGATGTCCCAG TGTGCTATGCGGACGTCCCAAAGATCGTTTACGCCTCCAGGACCCACTCGCAGCTCACTCAGGTCATCAGTGAGCTCCGGAACACCTCCTACCG GCCCCGAGTGTGTGTGCTGGGCTCCCGGGAACAGCTGTGTATCCATCCTGAGGTGAAGAAGCAGGAGAGTAACCACATGCAG GTCCACTTGTGCCGCAAGAAGGTGGCAAGTCGCTCCTGTCACTTCTACAACAACGTGGAAG AGAAGAGCCTGGAGCCGGAGCTGGCCAGCCGCATCCTGGACATCGAGGACCTGGTCAGCAGCGGGACGAGGCACAG agTGTGCCCCTACTACCTGTCTCGGAACCTGAAGCAGCAGGCCGACATCATCTTCATGCCCTACAACTACCTGCTGGACGCCAAG AGCCGCCGTGCATATGGCATCGACCTGAAAGGGGCGGTCGTCGTCTTTGACGAAGCTCACAACGTG GAGAAGATGTGTGAGGAGGCCGCGTCCTTCGACCTGACGCCCCACGACGTGGCTTCGGGACTGGACGTGATAGGCCAGGTGCTGGAGGAGCAGGCCAAGGTGGCGCGGCAGGCACTCCACCCGGAGTTCAGCGCGGACTCGGCCAGCTCAG GGCTGAACTTGGAGCTGGAGGACCTCGCGAAGCTGAAGA CGATCCTGCTTCGTCTGGAGGGGGCCATCGACGCCGTGGAGCTGCCTGGAGGTGACGGCGGCGTCACCAAGCCTGGGAG CTACATCTTTGAGCTGTTTGCCGAAGCCCAGATCACGTTTCACACCAAGGGCTGCATCCTTGACTCCCTGGACCAGATCATCCAACACCTGGCAGGAC GTGCCGGGCTGTTCACCAACACGGCAGGGCTGCAGAAGCTGGCAGACATCATCCAG ATCGTGTTTGGCGTGGACCCTGCTGAAGGTGGCCCCAGTGCCGTGGTGGGGCCGGGGTGTCAGTCCTACAAG GTGCACATCCACCCTGATGCTGGTCACCGGAGGACGGCTCAGCGGTCAGATGCCTGGAACGCCACGGCAGCCAGAAAGCAAG ggAAGGTGCTGAGCTACTGGTGCTTCAGCCCTGGCCACAGCATGCGTGAGCTGGTCCACCAGGGCGTCCGTACCCTCATCCTCACCAGCGGCACACTGGCCCCCGTGTCCTCCTTCACCCAGGAGATGCAGAT ccctTTCCCAGTCTGCCTGGAGAACCCACACGTCATCGACAAGCACCAGATCTGGGTGGGGATTGTCCCTAAAGGCCCCGACGGAGCCCAGCTGAGCTCCGCCTTTGACAAACG GTTCTCTGACGAGTGCTTGTCGTCCCTGGGGAAGGCACTGG GCAACATCGCCCGTGTGGTCCCGCATGGGCTCCTGgtcttcttcccttcctaccccGTCATGGAGAAAAGCCTGGAGTTCTGGCGG GCCCACGACTTTGCCAGGAAGCTGGAGGCCCTGAAGCCCCTGTTCGTGGAACCGAGGACCAAAGGAGGCTTCTCTGAG GGTGATTTCTGGGGTCTTGCTCAAGGAGGCGAGGGGCCAGGCCGGGCTGACCAGCCTCCCCTTCCAGGTGATGGAGGCTTTCTACACGAGAGTCGCCGCCCCCGGGTCCAGTGGGGCCACCTTCCTGGCTGTGTGCCGGGGGAAG ATGCGAATGGCCGTGGAGTGATCGTCACGGGCCTCCCATACCCGCCCCGCATGGACCCCCGGGTTGTCCTCAAGATGCAGTTCCTGGATGAGATGAAGGGCCAGAATGGGGCCCGGGACCAG CCCCCCGCCCTGGCCCTGCAGTTCCTCTCCGGGCACGACTGGTACCGGCAGCAGGCATCCAGGGCTGTGAACCAGGCCATTGGGCGGGTGATCCGGCATCGCCATGACTACGGGGCTGTCTTCCTCTGCGACCACAG GTTCAGCTCCGCGGACGCCAGAGCCCAGCTGCCCTCCTGGGTGCGTCCCCACGTCAAGGTGTACGACAGCTTCGGCCACGTCATCCGAGATGTGGCCCAGTTCTTCCGCGTCGCTCAGAGAACC ATGCCCATGCTGGCCCCCCGAGCTGCTGCTCCGAGTCTGGGCGAAGGAGAAGGCACTGCCTCGGTGGCCGTGTCACCCGGCCCCCTCCGCACCAGGAAGGCCACAAGTCTGGATGTGCACGTCCCTAGCCTGAGGCGCAGACACACGG GCTTGCTGGTCGCCGGGGACGCCGAGGGCAGCCTTTGTGTGGAGTACCAGCAGGAAGCCGTCCAGGCCCGGCGGAGGCCCGTGGGGCTGTTGGCCGCCCTGGAACACAGCGAGCAGCTGGCCGAGGGGCCTGGGGACGAGGCCCTGCCCGCGGAGGAGGAG GCCCCCCGCCACTCCACCCCGTGGGGCCCTCGTGAGAAGAGGCCAGCGGAGGAGCAGCGTGGCAGGCGGAGGAAGGTCAGGCTGGTCGGCGGCCCG GAGGGGCCAGAAGCCGGCGCGGACACAGGCAGGGCCAAGCTGTTCATGGCAGCCGTGAAGCAGGCGCTGAGCCAGGCCAGCTTCGACACCTTTACCCGGGCCCTGCGGGAGTACAAGAGCACCGATGACCTCGCGGCCCTGGCTGCTCACCTTGGCCCCCTCTTTGCCGAGGACCCCAAGAAGCACAGCCTGCTCCGAG gCTTCTATCAGTTCGTGCGGCCCCACCACAAGCAGCAGTTTGAGGAGGTCTGCTGCCAACTGACGGGCCGAGGCTGCAGCTCCCGGCCTGAGCATGGCCTTCCCTGGAGGCAGGGAGCACGACCGGCCCTGGACCCCAGCG GAAGGAGGGAGCCTGACCCCAAGCTGACCGTGTCCCAGGGTGCAGCCAGGCAGCTGGACCCCTGCGAACACCTGAACCAGGGCCGGCCCCACCTGGCCTCCGGGCTGCTCCCTGCAG GAGACCTCAGCCGCCGGCCTCCTGAGGGGTCCGGAGCCCCCGGAGCAAAGAAGCACCCACCCGCTGTGAGTGCCTACCTGGCAGATGCCCACCGGGCCCTGGGGGCCACAGGCTACAGCCAGCTCCTGGCGGCGCTGACCACTTACAAGCAGGATGACGACTTCGAGAAGGTGGTGGCTGTGGTGGCCTCACTCACCACCGCCAAGCCTGAGGACCTGACCCTGCTGCAGA GGTTCGGCATGTTCGTGCGCCCTCACCACAAGCAGCGCTTCCGGCAGACGTGTGTGGACCTGGGCACCCAGGCTCCAGGACCCTGGGAGGGGAGCCCTGCTGCGCCTTCTGACCTCGTCTGTGAGGCTCGCGGGACAG GCCCCTCACTGCCAGAGAAACCCCCCGGGAAGACCCAGAGCAAGAGCTTCTCCTTCCTTACGCAGAGGCCGGCTCGGGGGGCGGGGGCTCCCAGCCGGCCCCCCAGTGCCCCCTGCGGGCAGGCACAGTCCGAGTGGG TGGGCTTGGTGTGTCCTGGCTGCAGGGCGGAGGACGTGGTCCCCTTCCAGTGCCCCTCCTGCGACTTCCACTGCTGCCGGGCCTGTTGGCGACAGCACCTCCAG GTCTCTAGGACGTGCCCGGCCTGCCATGCTGCCACCAGAAAGCAGAGCCTCACGCAGGTCTTCTGGCCGGAGCCCCAGTGA